The nucleotide sequence ATTTCACCCGCCTGCGCCCGCCGGTCAGCACGGTGGTGAAGAACGCCACGGTGAGTCCGAGCGGACACAGAAGACTGATGACGTACAGCGCTGTGATCGGGGCGCCGCCCGCGATGTGGATGGCAAAGATGGAAGTGAGCGCGATGACGCCGATAATGAACAGCGCCATCCCGACCCATAGCGCCACTGTCTCCGCGCGTGAAGAGGGTTCTTGCCGACGCGCGGACCGTGTAGAGGTCACTGCAGATTCCTGAGCCACAGCAACAACGGTACCGCTGTGCTGCCGATGATGACCTACCCGGAGTGCAAGAGTGTGCACCTGATTACACGAATGCGGCAGGTGCGGCGGAGGCGCTAGGATATAGGCGAGACGCATCCTGCAGTGCGCAGGGTGCGTTCGTGCGTGCATACCCATGCACGCGCTGACGAAGTAGCTAGTGATGAGCGGGTGACGAGGGTGCCTACCGGCAAGGTCAAGTGGTACGACGCGGAGAAGGGTTTCGGCTTTCTCTCGCAGGACGACGGCGAGGACGTACATGTGCGATCCGCAGCGTTGCCTTCTGGGGTGGAGTCGCTGAAACCTGGGCAGCGTGTCGAGTTCGGCATGGCTGTGGGCCGTCGCGGACCCCAGGCGCTGAGCGTGAAGGTGCTCGATCCACTGCCGTCGATACGGCAGGCTGCGCGGAAAGAGGCACCCGTCAAGCGCCGATCTCCCGACGAGTTGCACAGCATGATCGAGGACATGATCAAGCTCCTCGAAGCATCTGTGCAGCCCTCTTTGGACAAGGGCCGCTACCCGGAGCGCAAGCAGTCGCAACGCCTCGCTGAGGTAATCCGCGCTGTCGCACGCGAGCTCGACGCTTAGCCGCAGTCGCACACCAAAGAGACGAAGCGGGCCCGGTGAGAAACTCACCGGGCCCGCTTCGTGATTTGTGCGCGTCAACGCATGATCTGGGTGTGGATCGCCCAGGTCGCGTGCGAGACGATCGACTGCTCTCCGGTAGATGCATCGACAATCCCCATCGGAAGCTTGATTTCGACGATCCGCAGAGCGAGCCCGTCGTCGTTGAACGTCGGCAGCGAAATCGAGCGGCGTTCACTGGGGCCATGCATGTCGTCGATGACGTCGATCTCCCTGGCCTCGCTGTCTTCATACAACGCCAGAAGGCTCCACGGTGCGCCAGCGATCTCCTTTGGCAGCGAAATCTGTACGGTCTCGTCTGGACGGATATCGATCAGTGCAGGTTGCCCCTCCGGATCGCACGTGTCAGCGAAATCGATGGTCGCTTCGATTTCCTGCTCAGGCGAGAGTGGCTGCTGCTGTGCCCAGCGCTGACTAGCCTCGGCCAATTTGACGAGGTCGCAGTACTGGAAGGCGTCAACTTCTTTAGCGTTGCCTGCTGAATAGACCGTGAGGTGCGGCCGGTGTGGCTCATCGCCGCGGAAATGTGCTTGCGCTGCGATCACAGCGGCTACGCCAAGTGCGGATATCACCGCCACGGCAGCCACAATGGCAATGAACTTGCGGGAAACAGGCATGCGCAGCTACTTCTCCTCGGTGGTGCTGTCACTAGGCGGTTGCGTAGTGGGCCCGGGGCGATACACCGGCGGCCCCGAATCCGCTGCTTCGGAGGATACGTCCTCGCTCCGCGTACTCGCCCACGCCATCGGCGGTTGCGAACCTTGCTTCGACCGTGGAGCGCTGAACCCAGTGACCATGGGCGGCTCGGGCTGCCCTTCCGGTGCGGCCCGGTCGGGTCGGCGGCCACCAAGCCCAGGCAGCAGCGACATGCCCCGGAAAGTGAGGATTGTCTGCGTCAGCCCGATTACCAGCAGGCCGCTCACCACAGTGAACCCGATCCAATATTCGGTCGGCAGCAGGATCCCGAGTGCACCACCGAGCACCCAGCTGAGTTGCAGCGCCGTCTCTGACCTGCCGAAAGCGGAAGCGCGCGAGCGATCGGGGATGTCGTTTTGCAGCGATGCATCCAGCGATACCTTGGCGAGGGCGCTCGCTGCAGCAGCCACGAAGGCCGCGACTGCGGCGGTCGCGAGACTGTCTGTCAGGGCCGCGAACAGCGCTACCGCTGTGACCGCGCAGACGCACCGCAGCACGATCACCGCTGGTCTTCCGAGTTTCAGTCGTGCACCGGCCGCATTTCCGCCGAAGTTGCCCACCGCAGCCGCCACGCCGACAAGGCCGAGCATCGCGACCTGCATCATCGGTGCGTGCTCTGTCCGTGACTTTGCGACAAACGCGATGTAGAGAGTGAGGAAGCCGGTCAGAACCCGGATCGTGCAGTTGCCCCACAAGCTCGTCAGCACCGCCCGGCCGAGAGGCTGCCGACGGGTGCCCAGCACAGCTGCCATGGGCCGGGCCGAGGGGTCACGGTCCTTGCCGTCGCCGTGGTAGGTGAGCGTCGCCGGGACTTCTCCTTCGGTCACTTCCACCCAGGACGGAATCCGCATACTCAGGAAGGCGCCTGTCAGGGTGATGCCAATCAGGAGGAACATAGCTCCGGGGAGCTCGAACAGTCGTCCGACGACCGCCTCGACACCACCGGCTATAGCACCCACCGTGATCGTTCCGACGACAAGTCCGAAAACCGTGAGGCGTGAGTTCGTTCGGACAAGGTCGATTCCGGGTGGCAGAACGCGCGGCGTCACAGCGGCTTTCAGCACCCCGAAGGTTTTACTCAGCACCAGCATTCCCAGCGCCGCCGGGTACAGCACCCACGGATCGAAACTGCCCGCCGCACTGTTGTAGTTGAACAGCAGGACAAGCACCAGCACTGTTCGGCCGAAGAATGACGCAGCGAGCGCCAGTCGCCGTCCACGCTGCACGCGGTCAAGAGCGGGGCCGATCAGCGGCGCGATGATGGCGAACGGCGCCAGCGTAATCAACAAGTACAAGGCCACCATGCCGCGGCTCTCGGCAGTTGTGGCCGAGAAAAAGAGTGTGTTCGCGAGCGCGATGGCGACTGCCGCATCGGTCGCGAAGTTTGCGATGGTGGCGTACGTCAGTGCGGTAAGCCCCGACTTGTCGGCGCCGTCTGCGGTTGCTGCTCTGCGAAAAGTACTGATGCCCTGTTTCGTCAGTTGCCGACTCCGCATGGCAGCCACCCGCGTGACGGTGATCTTCTTCGGCAACCGCGGTGCTTCGGGTCCATGCGACGCGGACCGGGGGCGGGAGGTGTCCTGCTGGGGGAGCGGATCAAGAGGCGGTAAGGACGGCCGGGCCGATGAAGGCGGATAGTTGTGGCCCCCGGGATGGCGCCCCGCCCAATCCTCAGACCCGCGCCGCCCACCGAAGTGCGGGTCCTGCGGCGGCTGCGAATCGGTCACTGGTCAATTCTGTCCCATATCGCGCCGCAACGACCACTTCACGCGGGCCCGTCGGCATGTCGCGTCCCACTCGCACGTCGATCTACCGGGCAACGAACTCGACCTCGAACATTTCCGGCCAGAGCTTGCCTGTCAGCAAGAAACGGTCGGTACCCGGGATCGCGGCGACTCCGTTCAGTACATCGACGCCACCGCGTTCCTCATCACTGAGGAGCCCGGATGCATCGATCACGGCAGTGACGCGACCGTCCTCCGGGTTGATGCGGACGATCCAGTCGGTCTGGAAGATGTTGGCGTACACGCCCTCAGGAGTGCATTCGAGCTCGTTAATCTGGTCGAGCGCGGATCCGCGCAGTGTGACCGCCACCGTGTCGAGCGCATCGAAGGTGACCGGATCCCGGAAAGTCAGCGTGTCCGAACCATCGCTCATGACGAGTCGGTCAGGGTAGGAGCAGAGGCCCCAGCCCTCGCCCTCATAGCTGACTGTGGCGATCTCTTCGAGTGTCGCGGGATCGCGCTCAAACGCCACCTCGTCGCGCCAGGTGATCTGCCAGACTCGGTCCTCGGTGACAGTCAGGCCCTCCCCGAAGTACGGCAGGGGCAGATCCGCGCGCGCGACCTCCTCACCGGTTTCCAGGTCCCGGGCAGCGATCCACGATAGGCCGACGCGTCCAGTAGATTCGTAAAGCAGTGGACCGGCGATTTCGAGGCCCTGGGTGAAGGCTTCAGGATCATGTGGGTGGACTTTCACGACCTCGGGCTGAAGGAGTTCCACGTCATCCTCGCCGCCCGCGGGGACGATGTCGTCGTTGCACGCGGTGACCAGAGCGGCGCTCGCCAGCAGCGCCCAGACCAGCCGGAACTGTGATTTGCTGCACGATCGCAATGTCATGTGAGCTAGCCTGCCTGAGAAGTCCTGTGTGCGAAGTCGAGATTTGACCGCTTTATGGGGCAAGATGGCACTGTGAACGCATCAGTCGTTTCGCGCCCTCCCACGGGTTCGGATAACAGTGAATCACGTGAGGTGCCATCTGTGCTCGCGGATGCTATCGATCTAGCCCGCGACGCGGTACGCGCCATCGCTGACGAAGCTGCGGTGGGGGAGCATCACGGAGTAGTACCTGAAGGAGAGTGGGCCGCGTCCCACCGGTTTGCGGCGAGCCTGCCCGGCTACCGCGGCTGGGAATGGAACGTGGTGGTCGCTGCCTGCCCCGGCGCCGCAACCGCGACGGTGAGTGAACTCGCGCTGCTTCCCGGCGCGGACGCGTTGCTCGCGCCCGAGTGGGTGCCGTGGGAGGACCGCATCGAGTCGGGCGACCTCATGCCGGGCGATCTCCTGCCGCCGAAGCACCACGATGAGCGGCTTGTGCCGGGGTACATCGAAACAGGGGACCCTGCAGTCGATGAGGCTGCGGCTGAGATCGGGTTCGGCCGCCCGCAAGTAATGAGTCTGGAAGGACGTCTGGCTGCGGCGGAACGGTGGACGGAAGGTGACTTCGGGCCCCACGCTGCGATGGCAGCCGCCGCTCCGGGCACCTGCGGTACGTGTGGCTTCTATCTCCCGCTAGCTGGTTCGCTCCGTGCCTCATTCGGGGTGTGCGGCAACGAACTCTCGGCTGACGGTCACGTCGTGCACGCGCGGTTCGGATGCGGCGCACATTCCGACACGGAATTGCCGAGCGGGGCGGGTTCGCCCCAGTACGACCCGTACGATGACGGTGTTGTCGAGGTTATGGATACCTCCCGTCAGCACGGCCAGTAGTGCTTCAGTTCCGGTACTCGCGATGACGACGGAGTTCGACACCCGCGTCCTCATGTGGGTGACAGACATTCGTGAGCCCTGGATGACTGTCTTCTTTCACGTAGTGACGCTACTCGGAAGCCTTCCGGCCGTCGCGCTGATCACGGCGGCAGCGGCGACTGTCGCCGTTCGCTCCGGCAGGCGCTGGGATGCGGTGTTAGGTGTGGTGACCGTCGTGACCGCGTGGCTCCTGATGCGGGGGCTCAAAATGCTCGCGGGGCGCGACCGTCCGCCCCCGGAACTCAGCGTGGTCGAGGTCGGGTATTACTCATTGCCGTCAGGACACGCGCTGATGATTGCCACAGCTGCGGTGGTCGTTGGGGCGACCGTGCTCCGGAACAGGTGGACCTGGCCGCTGCTGGCTGCTGTCGTGATCCTCGTAGGGGTTTCTCGCGTGTACCTGGGGGCGCACTGGCCGACTGACGTCATCGCTGGCTGGGCTATAGGGACGATCTGGGCGTTCGCTTGCGTTGCGCTGAGTCACGCGCTGCGGCCGACGGAGTTCCGGGTGGCGCGCCGTCACAATCCGCGCTGAGCAGAGCGATCGCCACGGCGTACCGCGTGGCGCTGCAGAAGAAAGATCAGCCCTCCGAACGCGGCGACGCCGAGTCCCGCGATACACACCCATAAGTAGTCGGCATACTGATCGCCGAATGTGACAACGATAATCGTCGCCATCAACCACCCGAGCGTCCCCACTGTTATCACAGGCCGGGGGTCCGACAGTCTCGCCGGAAGCGGCGGTGGTTCAGGATGCGTGCCCACACCGCAAACCTATCGTGTCACGCCGCCGGTCCCCACATCGCACCTCAAAATCGGCCCGTGGTCGTGTACTGCCGGAAAGTAGGCATTGCAAACCGTAAACCCCGCGCACGAATCTCCCGTAATGTCTCTATCCGTGAGTCACGACGAGAAACAACTGGCGAGTGATCTCGCGTTAGCCGTCGTGCGGCTAGCGAGGCAGCTGCGCGGCCATCGCCATCACTCTTCAGTGTCACTAACCCAGCTATCGGCGCTATCCACCCTCTTTACTGAGGGCTCGATGACACCCGGTGCACTCGCTGCCCGTGAGCGCGTCCAGCCACCCTCGATGACGCGGGTTATCGGGTCGCTGGCAGACCTTGGACTGGTCGACCGGATGCCGCACCCCACCGACGGACGGCAAATCATCGTTTCGCTGTCTGAAGCGGGTAAAGCGCTGGTCCAAAACGAGAAGGAGGCGCGCGAAGAATGGCTCGCCTCGCAGTTACGCGCTCTCGGCTCCAGCGAGCTGAGTTCCCTGCGCGACGCGGTCGGCACGATGACCGAACTCGTCAAAACCTGCGACTAAAAGAACATGCCGCCGCGTGGCGCCGCCGAGGTCGTGAACGCGTGATCGAAACGCTCGAGTATCTCCGGGTCTGGCGCGGAAATCCGGCCTGCCTGCGCGAGCGTCACGGCGCGGTGCTCGCCGAAATAGATGCTGGCCAGGTCGCCAATTCCGATCGTCAGCCGGGCAGGTTCCTCCGCCGGGACGCACTGGGCGTTCCCGCCGTTGCCCCGAGATGTGAGCCGGAATACCCCACCCCGATCTAGGAAATCATCCACCACCTCGATCGTGACATCGAGTTCGCATGCGTAGCTGCGAGCCCGCAGCACGCCAGGAACATCCAAGATGCGGGCCCACAGTAAATCGTGAGAACCCGTGAGGCGGGGCAGGCGCGGATCCTTCAGCAGGTAGGGCAGCAGCATGTCGCGGGACTCGGACACCGTGATGGTGCTCATCAGGTCGAGGCCGCCGAGTGTCCGCCAGAGCGCTATGTACGCTTCCGGCGTCACAGCGAACATGTCCACAATTTCCAGTGACATCCCCGAGTCCGCTGACTCGCGCACCCGATAGGACACGAACCCGTCGTCGTGAAGCAAGAAGAATAGCGCAGAAGCCCCTCCGCGCTCGCTTTCCGGGTCCGCGAAGACACCGCGCCAATACGCAGCGGGACGTCCTACCGCTCCGGCCCTTTGCCGCCGCCAGCGATCGTAGATCGGGGGCAGGAACTCCTCTGCCTCGTCCTTGGCCGCGAGGCGGACGCCTCCCGGATCGACTGTTGTCGAACGGAACGCCGCGAACCGCCGATCAAACTTATGTGTGAACTCGGTCGTGATCGGGCCATATCCAAATCGGCCGTAGATTCCCCCTTCAGAGGCAGTGAGAATCGACATCGGAGCGCCGGATTCGAGGAAACGCTGATGCTGCTCTGTCAGCAGGGTTCGCAGAATGCCTCGGCGGCGGTGCGTGGGGGCGACAGAAACCCAGGTGACGCCCGGAAGGTCGATGAGGGCGCCTCCTGGCACAGTGATTTGCAGGTCGTAGTGCATTGTCACGCCCACAACCTGGCCGCCGTTGGTCGCGACAATCACGTTGTCGTTGGGGGCGAGTTCGCGCGTGATCCCACTCTTCAGGTCGGCGATATGGCCGCCGAAGTTGAAGCTGTCGAGCTTCACAATGTGTGGCCAGTCGTCATCGGTGGCGTTGCGAACCTCGATTGCTGATCCTGTCTCGGTCGTCACGTGTCAGAGCTTGGCACATCAGGCCGCTCAATACATCTCAATAGGATGAGCACGTGGCTTACGCAGTCGATATCACTAGTCCCGATGATCCGCGCGTCGATGACTTCCGCGATTTGAGCACCGCAGATCGCCGTCCCGATCGACCAGGCGGGAAAGGCCTCGTGATCGGCGAGGGCACCGTGGTGGTCGAACGGATGCTCGGCACCCCTTTCGAACCGTACGCGCTTCTCGGGGTGGCGCGGCGGTACGACCAGCTGTGTGGCCAGCTCAGAGGTCTAGAGGTGCCGTTCTATCGGGCGAGTGCCGACACGATGGCGACAATCGTGGGATTTCACCTGAACCGGGGAGTGCTCGCCGTTGCGGGTCGTCCCGCGCCGAGGAGCCCACGCGACTTGCTGGCGGCCGCGCGCACCATCGCCGTGCTCGAAGGTGTGAACGATCACGAGAACCTGGGTTCGATCTTCCGTAATGCGGCGGCACTCGGCGTGGACGCGGTGTTCCTGAGCGGACGCTGCGCCGATCCGCTGTATCGGCGGTCAGTGCGTGTTTCGATGGGACATGTGCTTCGAGTTCCGTTCGCTGTCGCAGCTTCCTGGCCTGACCTGCTCGGCGAGCTGCAACGTCGCGGATTCAGCACTGTGGCGCTCACGCCCGCTCAGCCGTCGCTGCCGCTGGCACATGCGGTGGCCAGCGAGAAGGTGGCGTTCGTGCTCGGCGCGGAAGGTCCAGGACTGAGTGAGGAGACACTCGAGAGCACCGACGTGCGCGCCCACATTCCCATGACTACCGGCGTTGACTCCCTGAATGTGGCGACCGCTGCGGCAGTGGCCTTTTATGAACGCGCGCGGCTCAGTGAGGATGCCTCACGGTGACGGGCGGGGAAGAAGAGCGTGGTGCGCCGAATAAGACGCCTTGGTTACTGGGCATCGTGTTCGCCATCTTCATCGCGGTGGTTCTGGCCACTGTCGTCGCGTCGGTGGGAACAGGGCTGCTCAGCATTCACCCGCTGCTTGCGATAGCACTCAACACCGTTGCGGGAATCGGTTTCGCGCAGCCGCTATGGAGCTGGCGCGCACGACCCACACTGCGGTTCGCCGCGCTGGGAATAGCGCTCGGTGCCATCACGGGCTGGCTCTACCTGATTTTTGCGCTGCTGTTCGGTCGCTACTGACCTACCCGCGGATCAGGTTGATGTAGACCCATGGGCCAAGAAAGACCAGGATCAAGAGCACAATGATCAGCGCGCCGATCGTGAGGAGGGGACGGTTCCTCATGTGTCCGATCCTACGGGAGTGACCTTGGGGGAACGTCGCTTAGTGCTGGGTTCCGGTACGCACACCGAGGAGTACGTCCTCCCATGAGGGCATAGGAGGCTTCTTCTTGCCACCGGTGGGGGCCTGCTGCTTTGGCTCAGGCTCGGGAGGCGTGGTCTTTTCGGCTTTGGGGGGTTCGGGGGCAGGAGTAGTCTCCGGCTGCGCAGGTGCGGCAGCAGGCTTGGCCGGCGGCTTAGCAGTGACGATTGGGGTCACGGGACTCAGCGCCGGGCGGGGACGTGGCATGTCAGTCGAGACGAGTTCCTTCGCGGCATCGTCAAGGGCTGCCGCCGTCCCGCCGTCCGCGCCTGGCTGAAAACGCCAGTGAGCCTTGTTCTCGGTGCGGCCCGCAGCCCAGCTGAGCTGAACAACCCAGCGGCCCTCGTCGTTGCGCCAGGCATCCCACTGGGCCTCGTCGATGTTCTGCCCGCGCGTGCCAAAGGTCTGCGCGACCGCGGTGCTGAGGGTTTGCAGAGCGGGGCCATCCTCAAGGAGCGGGTGAGCGTGCTGCGCCATCTGTGCCATTCGGGCCCGTTCCAGAAGGACTGGGTGAGCGAAGCTCTCCACCCGCGCCATGGGCAGCCCGGAGGTCTCGGCGATCTCCCTGACACTTGCTCCAGCGCGGACACGGGCCTGAATCTCGCGCGGACGGAGTCGGCTCTCCATCTCGACTTCGATCTGGCCGAGGCGGCTCAGGTCACCGTGCGATGCCGCGCGCAAACGGTCATCTGCGGCGATTTTGAACTTCGCGCCGGTGTTGACGTCCGCGCAGATGATTGCGCTGCCGTCGGATTCGATTCCGACCACCTTGAGCTCTCGCACTCTGTCCTCCTCAGGCCGCTCGCGCCGCAGAATTCCGCGTCTTTATCGCACTGTAATGGAGTCGTGACTTGAGTTTCGGGAGTGACACGCGGGGTGTTGAAGTGCGGTGACGGGTTGCCTGCGTGATAAGGCATGTTGTTCGCGACGTATGCGGGTGCGAACAACATGCCTTCTGGGTAAACGCAGAAAGCCGGGACACCAACGGCGTCCCGGCTTACTGGTTCGTGTGCGGTGTTAGCTGAGTTTCTCCACCACGTAGTCGACGCACTTCGTTAGCTGGGAGACGTCATCAGGGTCAATGGCCGGGAACATGCCGACACGAAGCTGGTTACGGCCGAGCTTGCGATAGGGCTCGGTGTCGACAATGCCGTTCGCCCGGAGAATCTTCGCGACCGCTGCGGCGTCGACCTCATCGCTGAAGTCGATGGTGCCCACCACCTGCGAGCGGTTCTTTGGATCGGTGACGAATGGAGTCGCGAAGGACGAGTTCGAAGCCCAGTCGTAGAGACGTGAGGACGAGTCCGCAGTCCGTTTGACGGCCCAGTCGAGTCCGCCGTTCGCGAGCAGCCACTCAATCTGATTGGCGAAAAGCAGCAAGGTTGCAACCGCAGGCGTGTTGTATGTCTGGTTTTTGACGCTGTTGTCAACGGCAATCGGCAGCGAG is from Hoyosella subflava DQS3-9A1 and encodes:
- a CDS encoding cold-shock protein, which gives rise to MPTGKVKWYDAEKGFGFLSQDDGEDVHVRSAALPSGVESLKPGQRVEFGMAVGRRGPQALSVKVLDPLPSIRQAARKEAPVKRRSPDELHSMIEDMIKLLEASVQPSLDKGRYPERKQSQRLAEVIRAVARELDA
- a CDS encoding DUF2771 domain-containing protein, producing the protein MPVSRKFIAIVAAVAVISALGVAAVIAAQAHFRGDEPHRPHLTVYSAGNAKEVDAFQYCDLVKLAEASQRWAQQQPLSPEQEIEATIDFADTCDPEGQPALIDIRPDETVQISLPKEIAGAPWSLLALYEDSEAREIDVIDDMHGPSERRSISLPTFNDDGLALRIVEIKLPMGIVDASTGEQSIVSHATWAIHTQIMR
- a CDS encoding MFS transporter; the encoded protein is MTDSQPPQDPHFGGRRGSEDWAGRHPGGHNYPPSSARPSLPPLDPLPQQDTSRPRSASHGPEAPRLPKKITVTRVAAMRSRQLTKQGISTFRRAATADGADKSGLTALTYATIANFATDAAVAIALANTLFFSATTAESRGMVALYLLITLAPFAIIAPLIGPALDRVQRGRRLALAASFFGRTVLVLVLLFNYNSAAGSFDPWVLYPAALGMLVLSKTFGVLKAAVTPRVLPPGIDLVRTNSRLTVFGLVVGTITVGAIAGGVEAVVGRLFELPGAMFLLIGITLTGAFLSMRIPSWVEVTEGEVPATLTYHGDGKDRDPSARPMAAVLGTRRQPLGRAVLTSLWGNCTIRVLTGFLTLYIAFVAKSRTEHAPMMQVAMLGLVGVAAAVGNFGGNAAGARLKLGRPAVIVLRCVCAVTAVALFAALTDSLATAAVAAFVAAAASALAKVSLDASLQNDIPDRSRASAFGRSETALQLSWVLGGALGILLPTEYWIGFTVVSGLLVIGLTQTILTFRGMSLLPGLGGRRPDRAAPEGQPEPPMVTGFSAPRSKQGSQPPMAWASTRSEDVSSEAADSGPPVYRPGPTTQPPSDSTTEEK
- a CDS encoding glutaminyl-peptide cyclotransferase, whose amino-acid sequence is MTLRSCSKSQFRLVWALLASAALVTACNDDIVPAGGEDDVELLQPEVVKVHPHDPEAFTQGLEIAGPLLYESTGRVGLSWIAARDLETGEEVARADLPLPYFGEGLTVTEDRVWQITWRDEVAFERDPATLEEIATVSYEGEGWGLCSYPDRLVMSDGSDTLTFRDPVTFDALDTVAVTLRGSALDQINELECTPEGVYANIFQTDWIVRINPEDGRVTAVIDASGLLSDEERGGVDVLNGVAAIPGTDRFLLTGKLWPEMFEVEFVAR
- a CDS encoding DUF3027 domain-containing protein, which encodes MLADAIDLARDAVRAIADEAAVGEHHGVVPEGEWAASHRFAASLPGYRGWEWNVVVAACPGAATATVSELALLPGADALLAPEWVPWEDRIESGDLMPGDLLPPKHHDERLVPGYIETGDPAVDEAAAEIGFGRPQVMSLEGRLAAAERWTEGDFGPHAAMAAAAPGTCGTCGFYLPLAGSLRASFGVCGNELSADGHVVHARFGCGAHSDTELPSGAGSPQYDPYDDGVVEVMDTSRQHGQ
- a CDS encoding phosphatase PAP2 family protein, which codes for MTTEFDTRVLMWVTDIREPWMTVFFHVVTLLGSLPAVALITAAAATVAVRSGRRWDAVLGVVTVVTAWLLMRGLKMLAGRDRPPPELSVVEVGYYSLPSGHALMIATAAVVVGATVLRNRWTWPLLAAVVILVGVSRVYLGAHWPTDVIAGWAIGTIWAFACVALSHALRPTEFRVARRHNPR
- a CDS encoding DUF2530 domain-containing protein, yielding MGTHPEPPPLPARLSDPRPVITVGTLGWLMATIIVVTFGDQYADYLWVCIAGLGVAAFGGLIFLLQRHAVRRGDRSAQRGL
- a CDS encoding MarR family winged helix-turn-helix transcriptional regulator, giving the protein MSHDEKQLASDLALAVVRLARQLRGHRHHSSVSLTQLSALSTLFTEGSMTPGALAARERVQPPSMTRVIGSLADLGLVDRMPHPTDGRQIIVSLSEAGKALVQNEKEAREEWLASQLRALGSSELSSLRDAVGTMTELVKTCD
- a CDS encoding GNAT family N-acetyltransferase, which codes for MTTETGSAIEVRNATDDDWPHIVKLDSFNFGGHIADLKSGITRELAPNDNVIVATNGGQVVGVTMHYDLQITVPGGALIDLPGVTWVSVAPTHRRRGILRTLLTEQHQRFLESGAPMSILTASEGGIYGRFGYGPITTEFTHKFDRRFAAFRSTTVDPGGVRLAAKDEAEEFLPPIYDRWRRQRAGAVGRPAAYWRGVFADPESERGGASALFFLLHDDGFVSYRVRESADSGMSLEIVDMFAVTPEAYIALWRTLGGLDLMSTITVSESRDMLLPYLLKDPRLPRLTGSHDLLWARILDVPGVLRARSYACELDVTIEVVDDFLDRGGVFRLTSRGNGGNAQCVPAEEPARLTIGIGDLASIYFGEHRAVTLAQAGRISAPDPEILERFDHAFTTSAAPRGGMFF
- a CDS encoding TrmH family RNA methyltransferase, translated to MAYAVDITSPDDPRVDDFRDLSTADRRPDRPGGKGLVIGEGTVVVERMLGTPFEPYALLGVARRYDQLCGQLRGLEVPFYRASADTMATIVGFHLNRGVLAVAGRPAPRSPRDLLAAARTIAVLEGVNDHENLGSIFRNAAALGVDAVFLSGRCADPLYRRSVRVSMGHVLRVPFAVAASWPDLLGELQRRGFSTVALTPAQPSLPLAHAVASEKVAFVLGAEGPGLSEETLESTDVRAHIPMTTGVDSLNVATAAAVAFYERARLSEDASR
- a CDS encoding DUF2537 domain-containing protein; translated protein: MTGGEEERGAPNKTPWLLGIVFAIFIAVVLATVVASVGTGLLSIHPLLAIALNTVAGIGFAQPLWSWRARPTLRFAALGIALGAITGWLYLIFALLFGRY
- the sepH gene encoding septation protein SepH encodes the protein MRELKVVGIESDGSAIICADVNTGAKFKIAADDRLRAASHGDLSRLGQIEVEMESRLRPREIQARVRAGASVREIAETSGLPMARVESFAHPVLLERARMAQMAQHAHPLLEDGPALQTLSTAVAQTFGTRGQNIDEAQWDAWRNDEGRWVVQLSWAAGRTENKAHWRFQPGADGGTAAALDDAAKELVSTDMPRPRPALSPVTPIVTAKPPAKPAAAPAQPETTPAPEPPKAEKTTPPEPEPKQQAPTGGKKKPPMPSWEDVLLGVRTGTQH